A genomic stretch from Sphingobacterium sp. ML3W includes:
- a CDS encoding rhomboid family intramembrane serine protease: MLTFYLQQTPVASVIFFFTLVTSIYTFSHEQLYGKLMLHPYSIARKQRLYTILTSGFIHKDWGHLLFNMITFYYFAFGLEQMLAQASPYGHLLFAVIYLGSLVLSDIPTIIQQKNNYGYYSLGASGAICAVLFSYILFNPKMTIGVMMIIPMPAYLFAFLFLGYCIWASKKAQDGVNHDAHFFGALSGLILTIICFPWVIKHCLAQF; encoded by the coding sequence ATGCTTACTTTTTACTTACAACAAACTCCCGTAGCAAGTGTTATTTTCTTTTTTACGCTTGTAACGAGTATCTATACCTTTTCTCACGAGCAGCTTTATGGTAAGTTAATGCTTCATCCATACAGTATCGCCCGCAAGCAGCGCTTGTATACAATATTAACCAGTGGTTTTATCCATAAAGACTGGGGGCACCTGCTGTTCAATATGATCACTTTTTATTATTTCGCATTTGGTTTGGAACAGATGCTGGCGCAGGCAAGCCCCTATGGACATCTTCTCTTTGCTGTCATTTACTTAGGTAGTCTGGTGCTGAGTGATATTCCGACGATTATCCAACAGAAAAATAATTACGGCTATTACAGTCTGGGTGCTTCGGGCGCTATCTGTGCCGTTTTATTTAGTTATATCCTTTTTAACCCGAAGATGACTATTGGAGTCATGATGATTATCCCAATGCCGGCTTATTTATTCGCCTTTCTGTTTTTGGGTTATTGTATCTGGGCTTCTAAAAAAGCGCAGGACGGAGTTAACCATGATGCACATTTCTTTGGTGCATTATCCGGATTGATCTTGACTATTATCTGTTTCCCTTGGGTCATAAAGCATTGTCTTGCACAGTTCTAA
- the trmB gene encoding tRNA (guanosine(46)-N7)-methyltransferase TrmB, with protein sequence MGKDKLRKFAEVATFENVIQLDAGKEYKGKWAEKQFGNTNPVVLELACGKGEYTVNLARLFPEKNFIGIDFKGNRIWRGAKTALEDGIKNVAFLRIQIETLLEHFAENEIDEIWITFPDPQPQDSREKKRLTGPKFLDRYRIVMKPEGMMNLKTDNDGFYAYTLEQIELHNLKKYKETTDLYHSDLVDNVLSIKTYYEKKYLADDKNINYVKWSFEKR encoded by the coding sequence ATGGGAAAGGATAAACTACGTAAATTTGCCGAAGTAGCGACTTTTGAGAATGTCATCCAGCTCGATGCCGGCAAAGAATATAAAGGAAAATGGGCTGAGAAGCAATTTGGAAATACAAACCCGGTTGTTTTGGAACTTGCCTGCGGTAAAGGAGAATATACAGTTAATTTGGCACGCTTGTTTCCAGAGAAAAACTTTATCGGGATTGATTTTAAAGGCAACCGTATTTGGCGCGGCGCAAAAACTGCGTTGGAAGATGGTATCAAAAATGTCGCATTTTTACGAATACAGATTGAAACGCTTCTTGAACACTTTGCTGAAAATGAAATTGATGAAATTTGGATTACCTTTCCAGATCCACAGCCACAGGACAGTCGCGAAAAGAAACGCTTGACAGGGCCTAAATTTTTGGACCGTTACAGGATTGTCATGAAGCCAGAAGGAATGATGAATCTAAAGACAGATAATGATGGCTTCTATGCCTATACCCTTGAGCAAATAGAGCTACACAATCTTAAGAAATATAAAGAGACAACAGATCTATATCACTCAGACTTGGTGGATAATGTTTTATCAATCAAGACATACTATGAGAAAAAGTATCTTGCTGACGATAAGAATATAAACTATGTGAAATGGAGCTTTGAGAAACGCTAA
- a CDS encoding GDP-L-fucose synthase — protein sequence MEKDAKIYVAGHRGMVGSAIYRKLTELGYNNIVTRTSQELDLRNQQAVADFFNEEKPDYVFLAAAKVGGIMANNTYRADFIYENMAIQNNVIKSSYDNEVTKLMFLGSSCIYPKMAPQPLNEDLLLTGTLEPTNEPYAIAKIAGIKMAEAFRDQYGCNYISVMPTNLYGINDNYHPQNSHVLPALIRRFHEAKVNNLDEVVIWGTGTPLREFLFSDDLADACVFLMNTYNEKQFVNIGIGEDLSIKNLAALIKEVVGYNGRISFDTSKPDGTPRKLMDVSKLHALGWKHKINLREGIKLAYEDFLKKEEAAS from the coding sequence GTGGAAAAAGACGCTAAAATTTACGTAGCAGGCCATCGAGGAATGGTCGGATCGGCAATATATCGCAAATTAACAGAACTGGGATACAACAACATCGTGACTCGTACCTCTCAAGAATTAGATCTGCGTAATCAACAAGCAGTTGCTGACTTTTTCAACGAAGAGAAACCAGATTATGTTTTCCTTGCAGCCGCTAAGGTTGGTGGGATTATGGCGAACAACACCTATCGCGCAGATTTCATCTACGAAAATATGGCGATACAGAATAATGTGATTAAATCCTCTTACGACAATGAGGTTACAAAGTTGATGTTTTTAGGTTCAAGCTGCATTTATCCTAAAATGGCGCCACAACCTTTAAACGAAGACCTATTGTTGACAGGTACCTTGGAGCCTACCAATGAGCCTTATGCTATCGCCAAAATAGCTGGTATAAAAATGGCAGAAGCTTTTCGTGATCAATATGGCTGTAACTATATATCAGTGATGCCAACCAATCTGTATGGTATCAATGATAATTATCATCCGCAAAACTCGCATGTCCTACCGGCCCTGATCCGTAGATTTCACGAGGCAAAGGTAAATAACCTGGATGAAGTGGTTATTTGGGGTACGGGCACACCATTAAGGGAGTTTCTTTTCTCGGATGACCTAGCAGATGCCTGTGTGTTTTTGATGAATACCTATAATGAGAAACAGTTTGTCAATATCGGCATCGGTGAAGATTTAAGCATAAAGAATCTTGCGGCACTTATTAAAGAAGTGGTCGGATATAACGGCAGAATCTCATTTGATACGAGTAAACCCGATGGTACACCTCGGAAATTAATGGATGTTTCTAAATTACATGCATTAGGCTGGAAACATAAAATCAATCTTCGTGAGGGAATTAAATTAGCTTACGAAGATTTTTTGAAAAAAGAGGAAGCAGCCTCCTAG
- the ftsH gene encoding ATP-dependent zinc metalloprotease FtsH: MKKIPSSKVSPKPPKFNFVWLMIAMFLGFFALQYVFGENPAKEISYSDFETRMLKTGAVERLEAYKKNDLVEVEVYLKKGWKDNPNFKDVTKSNDPIPSLAGQEETGPQYIFKDASAEVLEKKLAASQAELAPGTPKVQLKYADRSNPWASWFVTFMLPLLVLAAIWIFLMRRMGGGAGGGGGAIFNIGKSKAQLFDKESQINITFNDVAGLEEAKQEVMEIVDFLKNPRKYTNLGGKIPKGALLVGPPGTGKTLLAKAVAGEAQVPFFSLSGSDFVEMFVGVGASRVRDLFKQAKEKAPCIIFIDEIDAIGRARGKNSMMGGNDERENTLNQLLVEMDGFGTDSGVIILAATNRIDVLDTALLRPGRFDRQISIDKPDLIGREHIFKVHLKPLKLSAEVDAKKLSAQTPGFAGAEIANVCNEAALIAARKNKSEIDMQDFQDAVDRVIGGLEKKNKIISPEEKRIVAYHEAGHAIAGWYLEHADPLVKVSIVPRGVAALGYAQYLPREQFLYTTEQLVDSLCMTMGGRVAEDITFGRISTGAQNDLERITQLSYAMIAIYGMNDKVGNVSFRDSSEASFQKPYSDKTAELIDAEVRNLITDVYARTKQLLLDKREGLIKIAEKLLEKEILFQSDLEEILGKRPFDTKTTYDEFVNGADGGGVPQTDLPLDVHPEEATSKDEQRLDNPSSNSLN; the protein is encoded by the coding sequence ATGAAAAAAATCCCAAGTAGTAAGGTAAGCCCGAAGCCGCCAAAATTCAATTTTGTGTGGCTTATGATTGCCATGTTTTTAGGTTTTTTTGCCTTGCAATATGTTTTTGGAGAAAACCCGGCTAAGGAAATTAGCTATAGTGATTTTGAAACACGCATGTTAAAAACCGGCGCTGTTGAGCGTCTGGAAGCATATAAGAAAAATGATCTTGTCGAGGTAGAAGTCTATCTAAAGAAGGGCTGGAAAGATAATCCCAATTTTAAAGACGTAACCAAGAGTAATGATCCAATTCCAAGTCTTGCTGGTCAAGAGGAAACAGGTCCGCAGTATATCTTCAAGGATGCCTCAGCAGAGGTTCTAGAAAAGAAATTAGCTGCATCCCAGGCTGAACTGGCGCCAGGAACACCTAAAGTGCAATTAAAATATGCCGATCGTTCTAATCCTTGGGCGAGCTGGTTTGTGACATTTATGTTGCCGTTGTTAGTATTGGCAGCAATCTGGATCTTCTTGATGCGCCGTATGGGCGGTGGTGCTGGTGGTGGCGGTGGTGCGATATTTAATATCGGCAAATCCAAAGCACAGTTATTCGATAAAGAATCACAAATCAATATCACCTTTAATGATGTCGCAGGTTTAGAAGAAGCAAAACAAGAGGTAATGGAAATTGTGGATTTCTTGAAAAATCCGCGTAAGTACACGAATTTAGGGGGTAAAATCCCAAAAGGAGCATTACTGGTAGGCCCTCCGGGAACAGGTAAGACCTTATTGGCAAAAGCTGTTGCAGGTGAAGCACAGGTGCCTTTTTTCTCACTATCTGGTTCAGACTTCGTAGAGATGTTTGTCGGTGTGGGCGCTTCACGTGTCCGTGATTTGTTCAAACAAGCCAAAGAAAAAGCTCCATGTATTATTTTTATTGACGAGATCGATGCGATCGGTCGTGCCCGTGGTAAAAATTCGATGATGGGTGGCAATGACGAACGTGAAAATACATTGAACCAGTTATTGGTGGAAATGGATGGTTTCGGTACGGATTCAGGTGTTATTATTTTAGCAGCGACAAACCGTATTGATGTATTGGACACAGCATTATTGCGTCCAGGACGTTTCGACCGTCAGATTTCTATTGATAAGCCAGATTTGATAGGTCGTGAGCATATTTTTAAAGTGCATTTAAAACCATTGAAGTTGTCAGCGGAGGTGGATGCCAAAAAATTATCGGCACAGACCCCAGGTTTTGCTGGCGCAGAGATCGCCAATGTTTGTAATGAAGCGGCGCTGATCGCTGCACGTAAAAACAAATCTGAGATAGATATGCAAGATTTTCAGGATGCCGTGGATCGTGTGATCGGTGGTCTTGAGAAAAAGAATAAAATCATTTCTCCTGAAGAGAAACGAATCGTTGCTTATCACGAGGCGGGACACGCTATTGCTGGCTGGTATTTGGAGCATGCAGATCCTTTGGTAAAAGTTTCTATCGTTCCGCGTGGAGTAGCGGCTTTGGGATATGCACAATATCTTCCTCGTGAACAATTCTTATATACAACAGAACAACTGGTAGACAGTTTATGTATGACTATGGGTGGACGTGTGGCAGAAGATATTACTTTCGGGAGAATTTCCACAGGAGCTCAGAATGACCTGGAACGTATCACGCAACTTTCTTATGCAATGATTGCCATTTATGGTATGAATGATAAGGTAGGAAATGTGTCTTTCCGTGATAGCTCAGAGGCTTCTTTTCAAAAACCATACTCTGACAAAACGGCAGAGCTGATTGATGCCGAAGTTCGTAATCTGATTACAGATGTCTATGCACGTACAAAACAACTTTTGTTGGACAAACGTGAGGGGCTGATTAAGATTGCAGAAAAGCTACTGGAAAAAGAGATCCTTTTCCAATCTGATCTTGAAGAGATATTAGGTAAGCGTCCTTTCGATACCAAGACAACTTATGATGAGTTTGTCAACGGTGCTGACGGTGGCGGTGTGCCTCAGACCGATTTACCATTGGATGTTCACCCCGAGGAGGCAACTTCAAAAGATGAACAGCGATTGGATAATCCATCATCAAATAGTTTAAACTAA
- the pfkA gene encoding 6-phosphofructokinase, producing the protein MSNIKKIAVLTSGGDAPGMNAGIRAVVRAGIFNNLEVFGVRRGYDGLVNGEIFPMDAKSVANIIQRGGTILKTARSEAFKTLEGRKQAYDNLRSHEIDAMVVIGGDGTFTGASKFIDEFDFPIIGLPGTIDNDLAGTDFTIGYDTAINTVIQAVDKIRDTAESHDRVFIIEVMGRDSGLIAIRSGISTGAEAVLVPEFEVDYDAIMKRLDKSRKNKSSRIIIVAEGDKEGGMIVSEKIKENFPHYDVRLSILGHIQRGGSPTCMDRVLASRLGVAAVEALVAGRRGEMAGLICSEIRFTPFKSAIKHNVKLNEDLLRIIEILSL; encoded by the coding sequence ATGAGTAACATTAAAAAAATTGCTGTTTTGACATCTGGAGGCGATGCTCCAGGAATGAATGCTGGTATTCGCGCTGTAGTGAGAGCGGGTATCTTTAACAATCTTGAGGTATTTGGTGTACGCAGGGGCTATGATGGTTTGGTCAATGGAGAAATTTTTCCTATGGATGCCAAATCCGTGGCCAATATCATACAACGTGGTGGCACAATCCTAAAAACTGCGCGCAGTGAGGCTTTCAAGACCCTAGAAGGCCGTAAACAAGCTTATGATAACTTACGTAGCCATGAAATTGACGCGATGGTTGTCATCGGTGGTGACGGAACATTTACAGGCGCGTCAAAATTCATTGACGAGTTTGACTTCCCAATTATCGGTCTACCAGGTACAATCGACAATGATCTGGCCGGAACTGATTTTACCATTGGCTATGATACAGCAATAAACACCGTTATTCAAGCGGTAGATAAGATCCGTGACACTGCGGAGTCTCACGATCGTGTTTTTATTATAGAGGTTATGGGACGTGACTCTGGCTTGATCGCCATCCGTTCTGGTATAAGTACCGGAGCCGAAGCGGTATTGGTTCCTGAATTTGAGGTTGATTACGATGCAATCATGAAAAGATTGGATAAGAGCCGTAAGAACAAATCTTCACGTATTATTATCGTTGCTGAAGGGGACAAAGAAGGTGGAATGATCGTTTCGGAAAAAATAAAAGAAAATTTCCCGCATTATGATGTAAGGCTTTCTATTTTAGGTCACATCCAACGTGGTGGTAGCCCAACATGCATGGACCGTGTACTGGCAAGCAGACTTGGTGTTGCCGCAGTAGAAGCGCTTGTCGCAGGCCGTAGAGGTGAAATGGCGGGACTAATCTGTAGTGAAATCAGATTCACTCCCTTTAAGAGCGCTATTAAACATAACGTCAAACTTAATGAGGATCTACTCCGTATCATTGAGATTCTTTCGCTATAA
- a CDS encoding thioredoxin family protein, whose amino-acid sequence MLKNTFILLLIAFFSLSLTTTAFAFQQDSLTSTEGLQFESSPDTTPTVETVPDDLAFSDAPDTTLSQDSSKLDKAVTNIPSGNSDTGKKSLWSIFIAGLIGGFAALLMPCIFPMLPLTVSYFTKQSGTRASGISKALLYGLFIIVIYVALGMIITIAFGSDALNALSTNGIFNFLFFLLLVVFAASFFGAFEITLPSSFVNKMDAKSDKGGLIGLFFMAFSLSLVSFSCTGPIIGTLLVEAASKGERLGPAIGMLGFSIALAIPFGLFAMFPSMLKSLPKSGGWLNSVKVVLGFLELALALKFLSNVDLAYHWNWLDREVFLSLWIAIFGLMGLYLIGKIKFSHDSELKFLSVPRTLLAIIVFSFVVYMIPGLWGAPLKSISAFLPPSATQDFDLSAGVASTAAHSDGKVKKYAEIFHERGTPKGFDPYYDYDQALETAKELNKPVLIDFTGWNCVNCREMEANVWTDPAVAKLLKEEFVMAELFVDDKTELPANEQFVSKYSGKKIKTIGNKNSDFQASTFNSNSQPLYVIVDASGKVLVPQSGANRNIEQYKAFLQSGIDAFKAKK is encoded by the coding sequence ATGTTAAAAAACACATTTATTCTACTTTTAATTGCTTTTTTCAGCCTCTCGCTTACAACGACGGCTTTTGCATTTCAACAAGACAGTCTAACGAGTACAGAAGGGCTTCAATTTGAATCTTCACCTGATACTACACCTACAGTGGAGACTGTACCTGACGACTTGGCTTTTTCAGATGCTCCAGATACAACCCTGAGTCAAGATAGCAGCAAATTGGATAAGGCAGTAACAAATATTCCATCCGGTAATTCAGATACTGGAAAAAAATCTCTTTGGAGTATTTTTATCGCAGGATTAATTGGCGGTTTTGCCGCACTCCTGATGCCATGTATATTCCCAATGTTACCGCTGACAGTGAGCTACTTCACCAAACAATCCGGTACTCGCGCGAGCGGTATTAGCAAAGCGCTACTCTATGGTCTTTTTATCATTGTGATCTATGTGGCGCTCGGAATGATTATCACAATTGCTTTTGGCTCGGATGCGCTTAATGCCTTATCGACCAATGGGATATTCAATTTCCTATTTTTTCTATTGCTCGTTGTTTTTGCGGCATCATTCTTTGGTGCTTTCGAAATCACACTACCAAGTTCTTTTGTTAATAAAATGGATGCCAAATCAGATAAAGGGGGCCTTATTGGACTTTTCTTTATGGCATTCAGCCTATCACTTGTATCCTTTTCCTGTACAGGTCCGATCATCGGCACCTTACTTGTTGAGGCCGCATCAAAAGGTGAACGTTTGGGCCCAGCGATCGGTATGTTGGGTTTTTCTATTGCATTAGCGATTCCTTTCGGTCTATTCGCCATGTTTCCTTCCATGTTAAAGTCATTGCCCAAATCGGGTGGATGGCTCAATTCAGTAAAAGTAGTTCTTGGATTTTTAGAACTTGCCTTGGCCTTAAAGTTTTTGTCCAATGTAGACCTGGCTTATCACTGGAATTGGTTGGATCGGGAGGTATTCCTATCCTTGTGGATTGCCATATTTGGTCTCATGGGCTTATATCTTATAGGGAAGATCAAGTTTTCGCATGATAGTGAACTAAAATTCCTTTCTGTACCGCGAACCTTACTGGCAATCATTGTATTCTCTTTTGTTGTTTATATGATCCCTGGTCTTTGGGGGGCACCATTGAAATCGATCTCCGCTTTCTTACCGCCTTCTGCGACACAGGACTTCGACCTTTCGGCTGGAGTGGCAAGCACAGCAGCTCACAGTGATGGCAAGGTAAAAAAATATGCGGAAATCTTCCATGAGCGTGGTACTCCAAAAGGATTTGATCCATACTACGATTATGATCAAGCTCTGGAAACTGCAAAAGAGCTGAACAAACCTGTATTAATAGATTTTACGGGATGGAATTGTGTCAATTGTCGAGAGATGGAAGCGAACGTATGGACCGACCCCGCTGTTGCCAAGCTATTAAAAGAAGAATTTGTTATGGCCGAACTGTTTGTTGATGATAAAACAGAATTACCTGCTAACGAACAATTTGTTTCCAAATATAGCGGCAAGAAAATTAAAACAATCGGCAATAAAAACAGTGATTTTCAGGCATCGACGTTCAATAGCAATTCACAACCCTTATATGTGATCGTGGATGCCTCAGGTAAGGTATTAGTACCTCAATCTGGTGCAAATAGAAATATTGAACAATACAAGGCTTTTTTACAGAGTGGAATTGATGCTTTTAAAGCGAAAAAGTAA
- a CDS encoding YtxH domain-containing protein — protein sequence MNDTSKVALALLAGLAAGAALGVLFAPDKGSDTRDKINDSLSDLSDAIRERAEEQFDQLNDFKEKIVSTLKGKINQAEEIVDDDIIEHA from the coding sequence ATGAATGACACAAGTAAAGTAGCTTTGGCGTTATTGGCAGGTCTTGCTGCAGGTGCAGCTTTGGGAGTTTTATTTGCTCCGGACAAAGGATCAGATACGAGAGATAAGATCAATGATTCATTAAGCGATTTGAGTGATGCTATTCGTGAGAGAGCTGAAGAACAATTCGATCAATTGAATGATTTTAAAGAGAAAATTGTCTCCACCTTGAAAGGTAAAATAAACCAAGCCGAGGAAATTGTAGACGATGATATCATCGAGCATGCATAA
- a CDS encoding lactate utilization protein — protein sequence MNVKNATAKEVMLKRIRQALLQKNDNPHPNFKETPLYKEEDELVDLVFVRELTAAGGKFLYCDGEIGLIENLITLTEVNNIKNIYAWEQGIQNLLTPYGFPFFKTEKDFESANASITSCEALIARNGSIMVSNANASGRRLSIYPPIHIVVAKASQLVWDVKDALAYMQKRYGQEIPTMISTITGPSRTADIEKRLVLGAHGPKELYVLLLEDRF from the coding sequence ATGAACGTGAAGAACGCGACAGCGAAGGAGGTAATGTTAAAACGTATACGTCAGGCATTACTTCAAAAAAACGATAATCCACATCCTAATTTCAAAGAAACACCCCTTTATAAAGAAGAGGATGAATTGGTTGATCTTGTTTTTGTTCGTGAACTGACAGCCGCTGGTGGCAAGTTTCTTTATTGCGACGGTGAGATTGGCCTCATCGAAAATTTGATTACATTAACAGAGGTAAACAATATAAAAAATATCTATGCTTGGGAGCAGGGAATCCAAAATCTGCTGACTCCCTATGGTTTCCCTTTTTTCAAAACAGAGAAAGACTTCGAGTCTGCTAATGCGAGTATTACCTCCTGTGAAGCGTTGATTGCGCGTAATGGAAGTATTATGGTGAGTAATGCAAATGCTTCCGGGCGTCGCCTGAGTATCTACCCTCCAATTCACATCGTTGTTGCCAAAGCTTCTCAATTGGTGTGGGACGTGAAAGATGCCTTAGCTTATATGCAGAAACGTTATGGCCAGGAAATTCCGACGATGATATCAACCATTACAGGCCCTTCACGTACTGCAGATATTGAGAAAAGGCTGGTTTTGGGAGCTCATGGCCCCAAAGAGTTATATGTTTTACTTTTAGAAGACCGTTTCTAG
- the rsfS gene encoding ribosome silencing factor: MSKNKSSELSQRLSEIIVHGMQEKKANEIVRLDLRDLHSSVSDYFVICHADSNIQVNAIAKSVEEEVYKAFGQEPQYKEGQSNGEWLILDFVDVVVHIFKTEKRAHYAIEDLWGDAQVQHFQSA; this comes from the coding sequence ATGAGTAAAAATAAAAGTTCAGAATTGTCGCAACGTCTATCAGAAATTATCGTTCATGGTATGCAGGAAAAGAAAGCAAACGAGATTGTTCGTTTGGATTTAAGAGATCTTCACAGTTCTGTTTCTGATTATTTTGTGATTTGCCATGCCGACTCCAACATTCAGGTTAACGCTATTGCCAAGAGTGTAGAGGAGGAAGTCTATAAGGCTTTTGGTCAGGAACCCCAATATAAAGAAGGACAATCAAATGGAGAGTGGTTGATTTTGGATTTTGTGGATGTGGTTGTACATATCTTTAAGACCGAAAAAAGAGCGCATTATGCAATCGAGGATTTGTGGGGAGATGCACAAGTTCAGCATTTCCAAAGTGCTTAA
- a CDS encoding biotin--[acetyl-CoA-carboxylase] ligase, producing MQNNNISGLIIGQNTIYLDKVASTNDYLRELLSNFKPLAEGTAILAGEQFQGKGQRGSTWVSEPGKNLTTSILLKPHFLSIVQQFALSATVAIAVVNWLKRKTEQDVTVKWPNDIYVGNKKIVGILIENKLKGNKIEASIVGIGININQVNFDTATTITSLAVLTNKADYVIKDLAVELFECIQKEYNNLFTQSWQPILDRYNESLFWRDLERPFLIAGEKKTGIIKAVGIDGQLRVLIDNKLQKFNVKEIRHLIS from the coding sequence TTGCAAAATAACAATATTTCGGGACTTATCATCGGTCAAAATACAATATATCTTGACAAAGTTGCCTCTACAAACGATTATTTAAGAGAATTATTGTCAAATTTCAAGCCACTCGCAGAGGGCACTGCCATTTTAGCAGGAGAACAGTTTCAGGGAAAAGGGCAACGAGGGAGCACCTGGGTCAGCGAACCAGGGAAAAACCTGACCACATCAATTCTTTTAAAACCGCATTTCTTATCAATAGTACAACAATTTGCGCTCTCAGCGACAGTTGCAATCGCTGTAGTCAACTGGCTTAAACGCAAGACTGAGCAGGATGTGACCGTAAAATGGCCAAATGACATTTATGTCGGCAACAAAAAAATAGTAGGCATCCTTATAGAAAATAAATTAAAGGGAAATAAAATTGAAGCGTCTATTGTCGGAATCGGCATTAATATTAATCAAGTCAATTTTGACACAGCGACAACAATTACTTCGTTAGCTGTTCTTACAAACAAAGCCGATTATGTCATAAAGGACCTGGCCGTCGAGCTTTTTGAATGTATCCAAAAGGAATACAACAACCTCTTCACCCAATCCTGGCAGCCTATATTAGACCGTTACAATGAGTCACTATTTTGGAGAGACCTGGAGCGCCCATTTTTAATCGCAGGCGAGAAAAAGACTGGGATCATCAAGGCTGTGGGAATTGATGGTCAATTACGAGTGCTTATTGACAACAAATTGCAGAAGTTTAACGTCAAAGAGATACGCCATCTTATATCCTAA
- a CDS encoding protein-disulfide reductase DsbD N-terminal domain-containing protein, with protein sequence MKKLVLLITAVIFAVTGAFAQIHKPVKWTVASKKLNNNEAVVYVKGTIQNGWHIYSQNVKDGGPIPTSFNFTKAAEYALVGKTAEPKPKVKHEEVFKMDVGYFTNEVIFQQKVKLNKGTATVKGTVEWQACDASQCLPPDEYAFAVTIK encoded by the coding sequence ATGAAAAAATTAGTATTGTTAATAACTGCAGTAATTTTCGCAGTTACTGGAGCCTTCGCTCAAATTCACAAACCTGTAAAATGGACTGTAGCCAGTAAGAAACTGAACAACAATGAAGCTGTTGTCTATGTCAAAGGAACAATCCAAAACGGTTGGCACATTTATTCTCAAAATGTAAAAGATGGTGGACCTATTCCAACTTCTTTCAATTTCACAAAAGCTGCTGAATACGCATTAGTTGGTAAAACTGCTGAGCCAAAACCAAAAGTAAAGCACGAGGAAGTGTTTAAAATGGATGTTGGTTACTTTACAAATGAAGTGATCTTTCAACAAAAAGTAAAGTTGAATAAAGGTACTGCAACAGTGAAAGGTACTGTCGAATGGCAAGCTTGTGATGCATCACAATGTCTTCCTCCTGACGAATATGCTTTTGCTGTGACAATCAAATAG